TAAGGCGGCGAGAGAGGCGAAGGAATATACGGAAAAGTACTGCCCTACTCCCTACGTGAACGACAGCCGTACGGATAGTGCCACCTTCGATAAGACCACCAAGGTTTACACCTATTATGTAACCCTGAGAAACAAGGCTGACAACAAGCAGGCGATTGATGCCAACAGGGAAAAGCTGCATAAATTGCAGAAGGAGGCGCTGGATAACAACCCGGGCTTGAAGAAATACAAGGAGGCGCATTTCTCCTTCCGCTTCATCTATCATTCAGAGAAAGATCCGAAGCAGGTTTTGCTGGATGACAGTTTCAAGTATTAGAAAAGGCACGGATTACGAGTGTAATCCGTGCCTAAAAACTCTTAATATCCCATTTCCTGCAAGGCTGTGGCCAGCTGGTCTGGACAGCTTGTAGGCTTGTTACCACAAGTGATACCCTTCAGTCGGACGATGACTTCCTTGGCCTTCATGCCCTGAATCAAGGCACAAACGCCCTTGGTGTTGCCATCGCAGCCACCGATGAACTGGGCATCCTGCACAGTTCCATCTTCATCAACACTGATGCAGATGTATTTTGAGCAGGTGCCATGAGTCTGATAAGTTACTTTTGTCAACTTATCTTTCTTTTCTTGCTGCAACATAAGGCTTATTCTGCGTCTGCAGGAATCTCTGGCTTCATGTTGGTGTAAACAGTCTGAACATCGTCAAACTCCTCCAACTTCTCAACCATCTTGTCGATAGTCTCGCGCTCCTCAGCAGTAACATCCTTCAAATCGTTAGGAATGTAGGTGAACTCAGCACCCGTTACCTCGAAGCCCTCAGCCTCCAGGTGCTTCTGAATCTCGCCGAAGCTTGTAGGAGCACCGTAGATAGTGATTTCGCCAGTCTCCTCGTCCTCATCGAACTCGTCCTCTACGCCGTAGTCAATCAGGTCGAGAATCATCTCGTCCATATCCAGACCATCCTTCTTCTTGAATGTGAACACAGCCTTGTGGTCGAAGAGGAAAGACAAAGAACCTGTTGTACCCAAGTTACCGCTGAACTTGTTGAAGATAGAACGAACGTCAGCCACTGTACGGGTTGTGTTATCTGTCAATGTATCAACGAACACAGCAACTCCGTGAGGGCCATATCCCTCGTATGTCACCTCCTTGTAATCGCTGGTATCCTTGCCACAAGCGTTCTTGATGGCACGAGCGATATTATCCTTAGGCATGTTCTCACGCTTACAGTTAGCGATGATAGCACGCAATGTTGGGTTGTTCTCTGGCTCTGGACCGCCTGCCTTCACTGCAATAGCAATCTGCTTACCCAACTTAGTAAATGTCTTGGCCATGTGGCCCCATCTTTTCAGCTTTGTAGCTTTACGATATTCAAATGCTCTTCCCATTGGAATAAAATTTTAAATGTTTATCGTTTTTTAAATATAATATTATCTTAATTCTGCATTGAGCACCTTCTGCATTATCTCAATTCTGCGTTGAGCTTGCCTGTGAGGTTGGCAATGAGCTTCTTCATGATGGCATCAATCTGCTTGTCGTTCAATGTCTTCTCCTCATCCTGCAGGATGAAGTTCACGGCATAGCTCTTCTTGCCCTCTGGCAGGTTCTTACCCTCATATACGTCGAAGAGTACCACGCTCTTCAGGAGCTTCTTCTCGGTCTGATGGGCAATCTGCTCAATCTGTGCAAACTCTACGTTCTTGTCAACGAGCAGTGCAAGGTCGCGGCTCACAGATGGATACTTGCTGATATCTGTGTAAGTAAGGTTCACCTTCTTCACGGTCTTCACCACGTTATCCCAGTGAACATCAGCATAGAATACATCCTGCTCAATGTCGAATGCCTTCTTCAGCTTGTTGCTCAGGATACCCATCTCTACCAATACCTTTCCGGCACGGGTCTCGTAGTTCACGCCCTTGGCAAAGATGTTGTTGTCGCTGTGCTTGATAACCAGGTTGTTCTGTGGCATACCCACACGGCGGAGGATATTCTCTACCACTGCCTTCAGCTCGTAGATGTTGCTCTGCTCATCTGCATGAGCCCAACTGCCCTCTACACGCTTACCGGTGATGAAGAGTGACATGTGAGCCTCCTGGGAGTAAGCCTTGATAGGACTCTCCTCGCTCCACTTCTCCTTATTATATAAATAGGTGTTACCCACCTCGAAGAACTTCAGGTTCTGGCTCTTGTGGTTGATGTTGCGGGCTATGCTCTCCAAACCGCCGAAGAGCATGGTCTGGCGCATCACGCCGAGATCAGCACTCAATGGGTTCATCACCTTCACTACATTCTCCAAAGGATACTTGTTCAGCTCCAGGTCTGTGTAGTAGCTGGTCTTGCTCAGAGAGTTGTTGAGAATCTCCATGAAGCCCTCGCCTACCAACTGCTCTGCCACGAGGTTCTGGCTGTGATAAGCCTTGTCCTCATCGCCCTGAACTGTCAGGGAACTCTTCAACTGGGTTGGAATCTCCACATTATTATATCCGTAGATACGGAGGATATCCTCTACCACGTCGCAAGGACGCTGAACGTCTACACGATAGGCAGGAACCAGAAGGTCGATGCCCTCAGCATCTTCCTTCACGATCTTCATCTCGAGAGATGTGGCGATATTCTTGATGGTCTCAGCACCAATCTCCTTACCGATGAGGCGATGCGCATACTCATAGTTCAGGCGAACTGGGAAATCCTGCATTGGCTCTGGATATACATCCTTGATCTGCATGGAAATCTTGCCGCCAGCCAACTGCTTGCAGAGGATGGCAGCCTGCTTCAATGCATAAATCTGTCCGTTTGGATCTACGCCACGCTCAAAACGATAGCTGGCATCTGTGCTCAAGCCGTGACGGCGAGCGCTCTTGCGAATCCATGTTGGGTGGAAGTAAGCACTCTCCAGAACCACGCTCTTGGTGGTCTCGTAAGTACCTGAACCCTTACCGCCGAAGATACCTGCGATACACATTGGCTCCTCAGCATTGCAGATGCTCAGGTCGTGCTCACCCAGGGTGTGCTCCTCGCCATCCAGGGTCACGAACTTGGTACCCTCTGGCTGGGTGCGGACAACAATCTTATGACCGGTAACCATGTCGGCATCGAAGCAGTGCAATGGCTGGCCGTATGCCATCATGATGTAGTTGGTGATATCCACGATATTGTTGATTGGACGCAAGCCGATAATGTTCAGCTTATCCTGCAACCACTTAGGGCTTTCCTTCACCTCGCAGTCGGTGATGCTTACGCAGGCATAGCGCTTGCAAGCCTCGGTGTTCTCAATTTCTACATCGATAGGAAGATCCTCGTTGTCTACTACGAATTCATCGCAAGATGGGCGATGCAGACTGGTTTCATAGCCGTTCTGCTTCAACCAGGCATAAAGGTCACGAGCCACGCCCCAGTGGCCGAGTGCATCGGCACGGTTGGCAGTGATATCAATCTCGATGAGCCAGTCGCTCTCCAGGTGATAGTACTCGGCAGCAGGCTGACCTACAGGTGCATCCTCAGGGAGCACGATGATACCGTCGTGAGAAGTACCCACGCCAATCTCATCCTCAGCGCAGATCATACCCAAGCTCTCCACACCGCGCAGCTTGCTCTTCTTGATGGTAAAACTCTGGTCGCCGTCGTAGAGCACGCAGCCCAGGTCGGCAACGATTACCTTCTGACCGGCAGCTACGTTTGGCGCACCGCAGACAATCTGCTGTGGCTCGCCCTTGCCCAGGTCAACGGTTGTAACGTGCAGGTGGTCGCTGTTAGGATGCGCCTCGCATGTCAACACTTTACCTACGTAAAGACCTTTCAGTCCACCCTTGATAGACTGAACTTCCTCCAAAGCGTCCACTTCGAGTCCGCAAGAGGTCAGCGCATCGGCAGTCTCCTGTGGTGTCAGGTCGAAATCGACGTATTCTTTAAGCCATTTGTATGAAACGTTCATTATAATGTTTTTTTATTATTTTCTCATTGTCAGATGCCAGGGCTTGCAGCCAGCATTCATGCCCGCAGCGCACTATTGCCCTAAAACTTTGCAAAAATACAAAAAATATTGCAGATAAACAAAAAACATCCGCCATTTTTGCACTATTTAAAAGAAATAGGTGCAAAAATGGCGGATAGCCTTTTTTATGATGCCTTGGGGAATACGCCCCCAAGCCTTTTATTCAAATACTTCGTCGATGGCATCCACCTTCTCAAAGGTGTCCTGCTCGCCGCCGCTGCCCGCATGATAGCATGGGTTGTAATCGGCTGGCATATCGAACTTCACGGTAGGACTGTAGCCCAGCGATGGGTCGGCATAAACCTTCTTCATGAAGATAGCCCAAATAGGCAATGCCATGGTGGCACCCTGACCCATACTCATCGAATCGAAGTGGATATCACGCTCCTCGCCACCTACCCAGCAACCGCTCACCAGCTGCGGCGTAAAGGCGATGAACCAACCGTCACTGTTGTTGTTGGTGGTACCCGTCTTGGCACCAATCTGTCCCTCCAGTTTATATCTGTAGCGCAGGCGGCCGGCAGTACCGTTATCCACCACACCCATCATCATGTAGAGCATCTTCATGGCGTTGTCGGCACTGATCACCTCGTTCATTCTCGGCTGGAAGGTAGCGATGGTGTTACCCTCGTTGTCCTCGATGCGGCTCACGAACATCGGAGCCGTACGGATGCCGTGGTTGGCAAAGGCGGTATAGGCACTCACCATCTCGCTCACGCTCACCTCGCACGGACCCAGACACAAGCTCATAGAAGCATGAATATCAGGGTTGTTGATACCGTAGTCGTGCAAGAGCTGGACAAACTGCGACGGGTTCAGCTTGCTCATCAGATAAGCACTTATCCAGTTGTTACTCTGCGCCAATCCCCAGCTCAGCGGCACCATCTGGCCGTATCTCGAATGGTTGGCATTTCTAGGCGTCCATGGTCTGCCAGCCACCATGTAAGTCTGCTGGCGGTTAGGTGCCATGTCGCAAGGCGAGAAGCCGTTAGACATCGCCAGACTGTAGAGGAATGGCTTGATGGTAGAACCCACCTGTCTTCTTCCCAGACTCACCATGTCGTACATGAAGTGAGTATAGTCCAATCCTCCCACATACGCCTTCACGGCACCCGTCTTAGGGTCCATACTCATGAAACCGCTGCGCAGGAAGGTCTTGTAATAACGGATGGAATCCAGCGGACTCATCACCGTATCGATATCTCCGTGATAGGTGAACACGGTCATCGGAATCTTCTTCCTGAAGGCTGCGTGGATTTCGTCAGCCGAGAATCCATCCTCCTTCATCTGGCGATAGCGCTCGCTCTGGGTCACGCTGCGGTTCAATATCACCTTAATCTGCTGCGGCGTCAGCTTGTCGCTGTATGGCGAACTAGGCTTGCGTGCCACCTCCTTGCTGAAGGCTGGCTGCAGATAGCGTGCCACATGCTGATACACGGCCTCTTCGGCATATCGCTGCATGCGGCTGTCGATGGTGGTAAACACCTTCAATCCGTCGCTGTAGATATTGTATGGCGAACCATCCTTCTTATAGTTCTTGTTGCACCAGCCAAACAATGGGTCGGTGTTCCAAAGGATGGAATCGGTTACAAACTGCGCATAGTTCCACGATGCATAATCCTTTCTCTCAGGGCGGGTAGCCATCATATATTTGCGCAGATATTCACGCAGATAAGTGGCAGAACCGTCCTTGTGGTCGGTGCGGTGGAAGTTGAGCGTGAGTGGTTCAGCCGCATACTGGCTGTATTCGCTGCTGCTCAGATAGCCCGCCTTCTCCATCTGCGAGAGCACCACGTTTCTTCTGTCGCGGGCACGCTCCGGATAGCGCACTGGGTTGAAGAGCGACGGGTTCTTGCAGAGTCCGATGAGCGTAGCTGCCTCGGTGAGGGTCAGGTCTTTCGGCTCCTTATTAAAATAGGTGTTTGCCGCCGTTTTGATGCCCACGGCATTGTGCAGGAAGTCGAAGTAGTTGAGATAGAGAGCCAGGATTTCCTCCTTGGTATAGTACCGTTCCAATTTCACGGCGATGACCCACTCTATCGGTTTCTGCAGCAGTCGCTCCAGCGTGCTCGATGCCTTTTCGGAATAGAGCTGCTTGGCAAGCTGCTGCGTGATGGTACTTCCACCTCCGGCATTGGTCTGTCCCAGGATGCCGCGCTTCACGATGGCACGCCCCAGCGCACGGAAGTCGATGCCCGAATGCTCGTAGAATCGTTCATCCTCCGTGGCAACGAGTGCCTTTATTAAATAAGGTGACATCTTCTTGTAAGGAATCACGATACGGTTTTCCTTGTTCAGGTTCCATGTACCAAGCACCTTCCCGTCGGCAGAGTACACCTGCGTGGCGAATCTGCTGATAGGATTCTGCAAATCCTCGATGTCGGGCATGTAGCCAATCCAGCCAAACCAGATGGCCATGAAGGCAAGTGCCACACTCACGATTCCGGCGGCAAAAATGCCCCATAACGTATAGATAAAATGTCTTCTCATTGTCTATTTCTTCAAATACATTGTCTATTTCTTCTAATATTTGTGCAAAAATACATAAAACTTTTGAAATATCGCACATAAATCAGAAATTATATGTAACTTTGGGGGCGATTTTAGAACATTCAATCAAAATTCAAATGGAAAAACATAATTTTGTGACAATTGCAGACCTCTCGAAGGAGAAAATCATGTACCTCCTCGAAATGGCGCAGGAGTTTGAAAAGCATCCTAACAGGGAGCTGTTGAAGGGAAAGGTCGTTGCGACCCTTTTCTTCGAGCCTTCTACTCGTACACAGCTCAGTTTCCAAACCGCAGCCAACCGCCTCGGTGCCCGTGTCATCGGCTTCTCTGATGCCAAGACTTCCAGCACCACCAAGGGCGAAACGCTCAAGGATACCATCCTCATGGTGAGCAACTATGCTGACGTCATCGCCATGCGCCACTTCATCGAAGGCGCAGCACAGTATGCCAGCGAGGTGGCTCCAGTGCCTATCGTCAATGCAGGCGACGGTGCACACATGCATCCATCACAGTGCTTGCTCGACCTCTACTCTATCTTCAAGACCCAGGGTACCCTGGAGAACTTGAACATCTATCTTGTGGGTGACCTCAAGTATGGCCGCACCGTTCACTCACTTATCACCGCCATGCGCCACTTCAACCCTACCTTCCACTTCATCGCACCTAAGGAACTTGCCATGCCTGAGGAGTATAAACTCTACTGCAAGGAGCATAACATCAAGTACGTGGAGCATGAGGATTTCAACGAAGACGTGATTGCCGACGCCGACATTCTCTACATGACCCGTGTGCAGAAGGAGCGTTTCAGCGACCTGATGGAATACGAGCGCGTCAAGAACGTGTATATCCTGAAGCGCGACATGCTCTGCAAGGCGAAGGAGAACATGAAGATCATGCATCCGCTGCCACGTGTGAACGAGATTGCATACGATGTGGATGACGATCCACACGCATACTACATCCAGCAGGCACAGAACGGTCTCTATGCCCGTGAGGCTATCTTCTGCCACTGCCTCGGCATCACACTGGAGGATGTGAAGAACGATAAGACCATTATTGAGTAGTTTATAGTTAATAGTTTATAGTTAATAGACAGATGGGAAACAATAAAAGTCAATTAGTGGTTGCGGCTATCGAGAACGGTACCGTAATCGACCATATACCAGCCGAAAAGACCTATCAGGTAGTGAATCTGCTCCAGTTGGAGAAGATGGATACTCCTGTCACCATCGGCTACAACCTGCCTTCCAAGAAGATTGGCAAGAAGGGTATCATCAAGGTGGCAAACAAGTACTTCACCGACGAGGAAATCAACCGCCTCTCTGTGGTGGCTCCTAACATCGGACTGAGTATCATCAAGGACTACGAAATCGTGGAGAAGAAGACCGTGAAGACTCCAGACACACTGAAGGGCATCGTAAAGTGCAACAACCCTAAGTGTATCACCAACAACGAGCCTATGCAGACCCTCTTCCACACCGTAGACAAGGTGCAGGGCATCGTGCGCTGCCACTACTGCGACAAGGAGCAGAAACTGGGCAAAGTGGAGCTTTGCAAGTAGTTTTTCAATAGAAATATAACAAAAAGTAAGCAATATCACTCAAAATACTTCAATTTATTTGGTAGTTTGAGAGATATTGCTTATTTTTGTACCCGAATTCATTAATATCAACCATAAAAAGTATAAAGAATGGTAAAAGATCAAGAGATTTTCGACTTAATCGAAAGAGAACATCAGCGTCAGCTGAAGGGTATGGAGCTGATTGCTTCTGAGAATTTCGTAAGTGACGAGGTGATGAACGCTATGGGTTCTTACCTTACCAACAAGTATGCCGAGGGTCTGCCTGGCAAACGCTACTATGGTGGCTGCCAGGTGGTGGATATCGTGGAGAACCTCGCCATCGAGCGCGTCAAGAAACTCTTCGGCGCTGAGTATGCCAACGTGCAGCCTCACTCAGGTGCACAGGCCAACGCAGCCGTTCTGCTCGCCGTTTTGAAGCCGGGCGATACTTTTATGGGACTGAACCTCGACCACGGTGGCCACCTCTCTCATGGTAGCCACGTCAACACTTCGGGCATCCTCTACAACCCTATCGGCTACAACCTGAACAAGGAGACGGGCCGCGTGGATTACGACGAGATGGAGAAGCTGGCGCTGGAGCACAAGCCTAAGCTGATTATCGGTGGCGGTAGCGCCTACAGCCGTGAGTGGGATTACGCCCGCATGCGCAAGATTGCCGACGAGGTGGGTGCCCTCCTGATGATTGATATGGCTCACCCAGCCGGACTCATTGCAGCCGGACTGCTCGACAACCCATTGAAGTATGCACACATCGTTACTTCTACCACCCACAAGACCCTGCGTGGTCCTCGTGGCGGTATCATCCTCATGGGTAAGGACTTCGAGAATCCTTGGGGCTTGACTACCAAGAAGGGCGAGGTGAAGAAGATGAGCATGCTCCTCAATTCAGCCGTATTCCCTGGCCAGCAGGGCGGTCCGCTGGAGCACGTCATCGCTGCCAAGGCAGTAGCCTTCAATGAGAACCTGCAGCCTTCATGGAAGGAGTATGCAGCTCAGGTGAAGAAGAACGCAGCCGTGCTGGCTGACGACCTGATTGGTCGCGGTTTCGGCATCGTGAGCGGTGGTACCGACAACCACTCCATGCTCGTTGACCTGCGTTCAAAATATCCAGATCTTACAGGTAAGGTAGCCGAGAATGCTCTCGTTGCTGCCGATATCACAGTAAATAAGAATATGGTTCCTTTCGATTCCCGTTCAGCCTTCCAGACCTCAGGAATCCGTCTCGGAACAGCGGCCATGACAACCCGTGGCGCCAAGGAAGACATGATGCACCTCATCGCAGAACTCATCGAGGAAGTGCTCAATGCTCCTGAAGACGAGAAGGTGATTGCCCGTGTTCGCGAGAAGGTGAACGAGACGATGAAGGACTATCCGCTATTCGCCTATTAGGCGATCATTTGTTTTAATAGTTTTTAGGAGGCTGTGGATGTGATATCCGTGGCCTCTTTTTTGATTTTCAAGATATCATTTAAACAACATTTTAATATTTAAAGAAAAAGATTTATGAAAAAGCTGAAAAGCCTGGTTCTCATGGCATTGGCATTGCTTCCTGCAAGCAAGGCATTAGCCCAGACCAACGCTCAGGTGCTCTATGATTTCGGCACCGACCGCAAGTATGTAACTTTGACATTGGAGATGTTCAAGCAGGACAAATGGGGAAGCACGTATTTCTTCGTTGACCACGACTTCAACTACGACAAGATGGACCCCAACAGCGACAATGTTTCCCTGGGCGGAACCTACACCGAGATTTCGCGCGCGCTGAATTTCTGGAAGGATTCAAGCCTGAAAAACTGGAGTCTGCATGCTGAGTACAATGGCGGTATCACCAAGAACTACCCTATCAACAACGCATGGCTCTTTGGTGTGGAGTATCTCATTCACGATGCCACCTACAAGAACACCCTGAACCTGGATGTGCTCTACAAGACCATCCGCAAGAAAGACCAGAATGTTCCGATGCAGCTGACAGCCGTATGGACCTGCAACGACCTCTTCGGCGTAAAGGGATTGAAGTTTGACGGCTTCGCTGATTTCTGGTGGGAGACTCACGCCACATTCGATGGCGACGGACAGGCAAAGACCCGCCACACGGTATTCATCACCGAGCCACAGCTCTGGTACAATGTAGGTCAGCACTTCGGCTGCGAGAACCTGAGTCTGGGTGGTGAGGTAGAGATTACGAATAATTTCGGTAGCACCGATGGAGCAAAGGTTCGCCCTTGCCTGGGTATGAAGTGGGACTTCTAAGGACTGCTGATAGCTTGACGAGAATTGCTTGAAACAAGCATTTTTTACTTCTCTCTAACAACTTTTGTTCAAATTTGAGCAAGTTAGCTTCCGCTAGTATAATATATTATATAATATATATAAAAGAAAAATATATAAAAGAAAATATATAACTATACTAGCGGAAGCTAACTTGCTCGTTTGTTTTTTTGAAAGTCAGATTATCTTCCGACTTTCAGTCTTCCTTATCTTCC
The Segatella copri DNA segment above includes these coding regions:
- the glyA gene encoding serine hydroxymethyltransferase, coding for MVKDQEIFDLIEREHQRQLKGMELIASENFVSDEVMNAMGSYLTNKYAEGLPGKRYYGGCQVVDIVENLAIERVKKLFGAEYANVQPHSGAQANAAVLLAVLKPGDTFMGLNLDHGGHLSHGSHVNTSGILYNPIGYNLNKETGRVDYDEMEKLALEHKPKLIIGGGSAYSREWDYARMRKIADEVGALLMIDMAHPAGLIAAGLLDNPLKYAHIVTSTTHKTLRGPRGGIILMGKDFENPWGLTTKKGEVKKMSMLLNSAVFPGQQGGPLEHVIAAKAVAFNENLQPSWKEYAAQVKKNAAVLADDLIGRGFGIVSGGTDNHSMLVDLRSKYPDLTGKVAENALVAADITVNKNMVPFDSRSAFQTSGIRLGTAAMTTRGAKEDMMHLIAELIEEVLNAPEDEKVIARVREKVNETMKDYPLFAY
- a CDS encoding YebC/PmpR family DNA-binding transcriptional regulator: MGRAFEYRKATKLKRWGHMAKTFTKLGKQIAIAVKAGGPEPENNPTLRAIIANCKRENMPKDNIARAIKNACGKDTSDYKEVTYEGYGPHGVAVFVDTLTDNTTRTVADVRSIFNKFSGNLGTTGSLSFLFDHKAVFTFKKKDGLDMDEMILDLIDYGVEDEFDEDEETGEITIYGAPTSFGEIQKHLEAEGFEVTGAEFTYIPNDLKDVTAEERETIDKMVEKLEEFDDVQTVYTNMKPEIPADAE
- a CDS encoding TIGR03905 family TSCPD domain-containing protein gives rise to the protein MLQQEKKDKLTKVTYQTHGTCSKYICISVDEDGTVQDAQFIGGCDGNTKGVCALIQGMKAKEVIVRLKGITCGNKPTSCPDQLATALQEMGY
- the pyrI gene encoding aspartate carbamoyltransferase regulatory subunit; protein product: MGNNKSQLVVAAIENGTVIDHIPAEKTYQVVNLLQLEKMDTPVTIGYNLPSKKIGKKGIIKVANKYFTDEEINRLSVVAPNIGLSIIKDYEIVEKKTVKTPDTLKGIVKCNNPKCITNNEPMQTLFHTVDKVQGIVRCHYCDKEQKLGKVELCK
- a CDS encoding transglycosylase domain-containing protein, producing the protein MRRHFIYTLWGIFAAGIVSVALAFMAIWFGWIGYMPDIEDLQNPISRFATQVYSADGKVLGTWNLNKENRIVIPYKKMSPYLIKALVATEDERFYEHSGIDFRALGRAIVKRGILGQTNAGGGSTITQQLAKQLYSEKASSTLERLLQKPIEWVIAVKLERYYTKEEILALYLNYFDFLHNAVGIKTAANTYFNKEPKDLTLTEAATLIGLCKNPSLFNPVRYPERARDRRNVVLSQMEKAGYLSSSEYSQYAAEPLTLNFHRTDHKDGSATYLREYLRKYMMATRPERKDYASWNYAQFVTDSILWNTDPLFGWCNKNYKKDGSPYNIYSDGLKVFTTIDSRMQRYAEEAVYQHVARYLQPAFSKEVARKPSSPYSDKLTPQQIKVILNRSVTQSERYRQMKEDGFSADEIHAAFRKKIPMTVFTYHGDIDTVMSPLDSIRYYKTFLRSGFMSMDPKTGAVKAYVGGLDYTHFMYDMVSLGRRQVGSTIKPFLYSLAMSNGFSPCDMAPNRQQTYMVAGRPWTPRNANHSRYGQMVPLSWGLAQSNNWISAYLMSKLNPSQFVQLLHDYGINNPDIHASMSLCLGPCEVSVSEMVSAYTAFANHGIRTAPMFVSRIEDNEGNTIATFQPRMNEVISADNAMKMLYMMMGVVDNGTAGRLRYRYKLEGQIGAKTGTTNNNSDGWFIAFTPQLVSGCWVGGEERDIHFDSMSMGQGATMALPIWAIFMKKVYADPSLGYSPTVKFDMPADYNPCYHAGSGGEQDTFEKVDAIDEVFE
- the pheT gene encoding phenylalanine--tRNA ligase subunit beta codes for the protein MNVSYKWLKEYVDFDLTPQETADALTSCGLEVDALEEVQSIKGGLKGLYVGKVLTCEAHPNSDHLHVTTVDLGKGEPQQIVCGAPNVAAGQKVIVADLGCVLYDGDQSFTIKKSKLRGVESLGMICAEDEIGVGTSHDGIIVLPEDAPVGQPAAEYYHLESDWLIEIDITANRADALGHWGVARDLYAWLKQNGYETSLHRPSCDEFVVDNEDLPIDVEIENTEACKRYACVSITDCEVKESPKWLQDKLNIIGLRPINNIVDITNYIMMAYGQPLHCFDADMVTGHKIVVRTQPEGTKFVTLDGEEHTLGEHDLSICNAEEPMCIAGIFGGKGSGTYETTKSVVLESAYFHPTWIRKSARRHGLSTDASYRFERGVDPNGQIYALKQAAILCKQLAGGKISMQIKDVYPEPMQDFPVRLNYEYAHRLIGKEIGAETIKNIATSLEMKIVKEDAEGIDLLVPAYRVDVQRPCDVVEDILRIYGYNNVEIPTQLKSSLTVQGDEDKAYHSQNLVAEQLVGEGFMEILNNSLSKTSYYTDLELNKYPLENVVKVMNPLSADLGVMRQTMLFGGLESIARNINHKSQNLKFFEVGNTYLYNKEKWSEESPIKAYSQEAHMSLFITGKRVEGSWAHADEQSNIYELKAVVENILRRVGMPQNNLVIKHSDNNIFAKGVNYETRAGKVLVEMGILSNKLKKAFDIEQDVFYADVHWDNVVKTVKKVNLTYTDISKYPSVSRDLALLVDKNVEFAQIEQIAHQTEKKLLKSVVLFDVYEGKNLPEGKKSYAVNFILQDEEKTLNDKQIDAIMKKLIANLTGKLNAELR
- the pyrB gene encoding aspartate carbamoyltransferase, with product MEKHNFVTIADLSKEKIMYLLEMAQEFEKHPNRELLKGKVVATLFFEPSTRTQLSFQTAANRLGARVIGFSDAKTSSTTKGETLKDTILMVSNYADVIAMRHFIEGAAQYASEVAPVPIVNAGDGAHMHPSQCLLDLYSIFKTQGTLENLNIYLVGDLKYGRTVHSLITAMRHFNPTFHFIAPKELAMPEEYKLYCKEHNIKYVEHEDFNEDVIADADILYMTRVQKERFSDLMEYERVKNVYILKRDMLCKAKENMKIMHPLPRVNEIAYDVDDDPHAYYIQQAQNGLYAREAIFCHCLGITLEDVKNDKTIIE
- a CDS encoding DUF5020 family protein, with translation MKKLKSLVLMALALLPASKALAQTNAQVLYDFGTDRKYVTLTLEMFKQDKWGSTYFFVDHDFNYDKMDPNSDNVSLGGTYTEISRALNFWKDSSLKNWSLHAEYNGGITKNYPINNAWLFGVEYLIHDATYKNTLNLDVLYKTIRKKDQNVPMQLTAVWTCNDLFGVKGLKFDGFADFWWETHATFDGDGQAKTRHTVFITEPQLWYNVGQHFGCENLSLGGEVEITNNFGSTDGAKVRPCLGMKWDF